The sequence below is a genomic window from Thalassobaculum sp. OXR-137.
TTCCATCGCCTCGAAGAACGGTTTGACGGGCGGCCGACGCTGCTGATCCTCGATGAAGCCTGGGTGTTTCTCGACAATCCGCTTTTCGCCGCCCGCATTCGCGAATGGCTAAAAGTGCTGCGCAAGAAGAATGTCTCGGTGATTTTTGCCACCCAGTCGCTTGCGGACATCGCGGATTCCTCGATTGCGCCGGCCATCATCGAAAGCTGCCCGCAACGCATCTTTTTGCCCAATGACCGGGCGGTCGAGCCGCAGGCGCGCGCCGCCTATGAACGCTTTGGCATCAATGAACGCCAGATCGAACTGATCGCCCGCGCCACCCCGAAGCGCCATTATTACCTGCAATCGCGGCGTGGCAACCGGTTGTTCGAACTGGGGCTTGGCCCCATCGCCTTGACGCTGTCCGGCGCATCCGATCCCGCAGCACAAACTCTCATCGACGCCATCCTGGCCGAACACGGGCCGGACGATTTCGCCGCCCGGTTCCTTTCCGCGCGCGGTCTCGATTGGGCCGCCGACCTCATCACGCAATTTCCTCAACACGGAGAACCATCATGAAACGCGCATCCTTTGCGGCGCTCATCGCCGCTTCCCTTTCCTTCTCCTTGGCCGTTCCTTTGGCCATCACCATGCCGCAGAGGGCTCATGCCGCTTGGCCGGTCTTCGATGCTACGAACTATACGCAGAATATGCTCACCGCCGCGCGCACATTGGAGCAGATCAACAATCAGATTCAGCAACTCCAGAACCAGGCGACCATGTTGCAGAACATGGCGAAGAATCTCCAGCGGCTGGATTTTTCCTCGCTTGGCCAGATGCAGGGCGCGCTCAATCGCATCGACGGGCTGATGATGCAGGCCGAGGGCCTCAGTTTCGACCTGACGCAGCTCGAAGGCCAGTGGCGGCAGCAATATCCCGACAGCTACGACGCTTCCATCACCGTCAGCGATATGGCGACGGCGGCGCGCGAGCGTTGGCAGAACAGCATGAACGCCTACCGCCAGACCATGCGCGTGCAATCGCAGATCGTCGAGAATGTGCAGGCCGATCAGGGGCTGCTCACCGATCTCGTCAACCAGAGCCAGGGCGCGGCAGGCGCATTGCAGGCCCAGCAGGCCGCCAACCAGCTCATCGCGCTCAGCGCCAAGCAGCAGATGCAAATCCAGACACTGATGGCGGCGCATTACCGCTCGCAAGCCGAGGACGCCGCCCGTAAGGCTCAAGGAGAAGAAACTGCGCGCGAGACGACCAAGCGCTTCCTCGGTTCCGGCAAAGCCTATTGATCCGGGAAAGGCGGCGTCATGAATGATTTAGGCATCATCGATCGTTTCATGGAGACCTTCAGCCAGTATATCGATTCTGGCTTCGGGTTGCTGTCGGGTGATGTCGCCTTCCTGACTTCTATCCTGATCGGCATCGATATCACGCTGGCGGGCCTGTTCTGGGCTTTGGGCGGCGAAGACAATATCATCGGGCGGCTTTTGAAGAAGGTGCTCTATGTCGGCGTCTTCGCCTACATCTTGAACAACTTCCAGAACCTCGCCGACATTATTTACCGCTCATTCTCCGGCCTTGGCATTCAGGCCGCACCCGGCGGCATGACCGCCGATGACCTGCTCAAACCCGGCAAGATCGCGGCAACCGGCTATGAGGCTGCCTATCCGCTGCTCGAACAGGTGAGCAATCTCGTCGGCTTCCCGGAAATCTTCGGCAACGCGCTCACCGTCTTTGTGCTGTTGCTGGCTTGGTTTCTGGTCCTCATCGCCTTCTTCATTCTGGCGATCCAGCTTTTCATCACCGTATTGGAATTCAAGCTAACGACGCTCGCGGGCTTCGTGCTCGTGCCCTTCGCGCTGTGGAACAAGACCGCCTTCTTGGCCGAGCGCGTGCTTGGCAATGTCATCTCAAGCGGCATCAAGGTGATGGTGCTGGCGGTTATCGCCGGCATCGGCTCGACGCTGTTTTCCACCTTTACGACCGGCCTTCAGGGCCAGGAACCCGATCTTGCCGCCGCCATGTCGCAGGTGCTGGGGGCGCTGGCCCTTCTGGGCCTCGGCATATTCGGCCCCGGCATCGCCTCGGGTCTTGTGTCTGGCGCACCGCAGCTTGGGGCAGGGGCTGCCCTTGGCACAGCGGGTGCTGCCGCAGGGGCGGCGGTTCTTGCCGGAAGTGCCGCTATTGCCGGTGCAGGAATGGTGGCCGGTGGTGGGCTTGCCGCCATTCGGGCCGGAACGGCGCTAGGTTCGGCGGCGTCGACTGCATTCCAATTGGGCCGCGCTACATCTGGTGCTTCAGGGATGGCAGGGGCCGCGGCGGGCATGGGCGGTGTTGCTCGTGCTACTGGCGGAGCCGCCACACAAGGCGCGCGTTCTGCTGCTGGCCGTGCGGCAGGTTCGCTTAAACAAAGTGCCAATACTGGCCGCAATAAAGCTTGGACGGCCACCGGCGGCGCACCAACCGCCGCGATGAGTGAGGGTGCATCCGTTAGCACTGCCACCAACTCCGCTCCTGATTGGGCAAAACGCATCCGCTCCGAACAGAGCGCCCGCGCCAGCCGTCATGCGGTGGGCCAGGCGATTAAGGACGGTGACCGCCCCGGCCAAGGGGCCAATCCCACCATCAACGAAAAGGACGAATGATCCATGTTTAGACGACCCATACAGCGATACGGGCAAACACCCGAAACTGTTACCCCTTACCAAAAAGCCGAGCAGCTCTGGGACGAGCGTATCGGCACATCCCGCGTTCAGGCGCGCAACTGGCGGCTCATGGCCTTCGGCTGTTTTGCTTTGTCGGCAGCGCTCTCCGGCGCGCTGGTCTGGCAATCGATGCAAAGCCGCGTTGTGCCCTATGTCGTCGAGGTTGATAAATTCGGCGAAGCCCGCGCTGTTGCGCCCGCCATTCAGAATTATCAGCCCGCCGATGCCCAGATCGCCTGGCACCTCGCCCGGTTTGTCACCCATGTGCGCGGCGTTTCCACCGATCCGGTGCTGGTGCGGCAAAACTGGCTGGCGGCATATGACTTTGCTACCGACCGCGCGGCGCTGTTTTTGAACGAGTACGCCAAGGCCAATGATCCCTTCGGTCAGATCGGCACGCGCAGCGTCTCGGTGCAGGTGACCAGCGTGGTGCGGGCCTCCGATACCTCCTTCCAGGTCAAATGGACCGAGCAGGTGTTCGAGCGCGGCAGCCTCGCCAAGACCGAGCGCTGGACCGCGATCCTGACCACCATCATCCAGCCGCCGCGTTCCGCCGAGCAATTGCGCAAAAACCCGCTCGGCCTGTTCGTCAGTGCCATCGACTGGTCGCGCGAGCTTGACACCCCCAATCCAAAGGAACCCGCAAAATGAAACACTTGGCTTTAATATCCG
It includes:
- the trbJ gene encoding P-type conjugative transfer protein TrbJ, whose product is MKRASFAALIAASLSFSLAVPLAITMPQRAHAAWPVFDATNYTQNMLTAARTLEQINNQIQQLQNQATMLQNMAKNLQRLDFSSLGQMQGALNRIDGLMMQAEGLSFDLTQLEGQWRQQYPDSYDASITVSDMATAARERWQNSMNAYRQTMRVQSQIVENVQADQGLLTDLVNQSQGAAGALQAQQAANQLIALSAKQQMQIQTLMAAHYRSQAEDAARKAQGEETARETTKRFLGSGKAY
- the trbF gene encoding conjugal transfer protein TrbF; this encodes MFRRPIQRYGQTPETVTPYQKAEQLWDERIGTSRVQARNWRLMAFGCFALSAALSGALVWQSMQSRVVPYVVEVDKFGEARAVAPAIQNYQPADAQIAWHLARFVTHVRGVSTDPVLVRQNWLAAYDFATDRAALFLNEYAKANDPFGQIGTRSVSVQVTSVVRASDTSFQVKWTEQVFERGSLAKTERWTAILTTIIQPPRSAEQLRKNPLGLFVSAIDWSRELDTPNPKEPAK
- the trbL gene encoding P-type conjugative transfer protein TrbL, with amino-acid sequence MNDLGIIDRFMETFSQYIDSGFGLLSGDVAFLTSILIGIDITLAGLFWALGGEDNIIGRLLKKVLYVGVFAYILNNFQNLADIIYRSFSGLGIQAAPGGMTADDLLKPGKIAATGYEAAYPLLEQVSNLVGFPEIFGNALTVFVLLLAWFLVLIAFFILAIQLFITVLEFKLTTLAGFVLVPFALWNKTAFLAERVLGNVISSGIKVMVLAVIAGIGSTLFSTFTTGLQGQEPDLAAAMSQVLGALALLGLGIFGPGIASGLVSGAPQLGAGAALGTAGAAAGAAVLAGSAAIAGAGMVAGGGLAAIRAGTALGSAASTAFQLGRATSGASGMAGAAAGMGGVARATGGAATQGARSAAGRAAGSLKQSANTGRNKAWTATGGAPTAAMSEGASVSTATNSAPDWAKRIRSEQSARASRHAVGQAIKDGDRPGQGANPTINEKDE